In Centropristis striata isolate RG_2023a ecotype Rhode Island chromosome 1, C.striata_1.0, whole genome shotgun sequence, one DNA window encodes the following:
- the anp32b gene encoding acidic leucine-rich nuclear phosphoprotein 32 family member B isoform X1: MDMKKRIHLELRNRTPSDVRELVLDNCRSVEGKIEGLTAEFVNLEFLSLINVGLISVSNLPKLGKLKKLELSDNRISGGLDVLAEKLPNLTHLNLSGNKLKDISTLEPLKKLDNLKSLDLFNCEVTNLNDYRESVFKLLPQLTYLDGYDMEDREASDSDGEVDGDGVDDDEDEEGEEEEDEDGEEEDFDEEEDEEEDEEEVEGEEDDDEVSGEDEEEDFGQDGEVDEDDDDDDDDEDEAEAGKGEKRKRDPEDEDDDDDDEDDD, encoded by the exons ATGGACATGAAAAAGAGGATCCACTTGGAGCTAAGAAACAGGACACCGTCTGAT GTACGAGAACTTGTCCTTGACAATTGTCGATCAGTGGAAGGAAAAATCGAAGGCCTCACAGCTGAGTTTGTCAACCTGGAGTTCCTCAGTTTGATAAATGTTGGCTTAATTTCAGTCTCCAACCTGCCCAAACTAGGAAAACTCAAAAag CTGGAGTTGAGTGACAACAGAATCAGCGGCGGCCTTGATGTTTTAGCAGAGAAACTACCCAACCTCACACATCTAAACCTGAGTGGCAACAAATTGAAAGACATCAGCACATTGGAACCATTG AAAAAGCTGGATAACCTGAAGAGTTTGGACCTGTTCAACTGTGAAGTGACAAACCTGAACGACTACAGAGAGAGCGTGTTCAAGCTGCTGCCACAGCTCACCTACCTGGATGGTTATGACATGGAGGACAGGGAAGCCTCCGACTCTGACGGAGAGGTGGACGGAGACGGCGTTGATGACGACGAAGATGAAG agggagaggaggaggaagacgaggacggagaagaggaggactttgatgaggaagaggacgaggaggaagatgaagaggaggtagaaggagaagaggatgatgatgaggtCAGCGGAGAAGATGAG GAGGAAGACTTCGGTCAGGATGGGGAAGTGGATGaagatgatgacgatgatgatgatgatgaagatg AAGCAGAAGCTGGCAAAGGCGAGAAGAGAAAGCGAGACCCAGAGGATGAGGACGACGACGACGACGATGAAGACGACGATTAA
- the anp32b gene encoding acidic leucine-rich nuclear phosphoprotein 32 family member B isoform X2: protein MDMKKRIHLELRNRTPSDVRELVLDNCRSVEGKIEGLTAEFVNLEFLSLINVGLISVSNLPKLGKLKKLELSDNRISGGLDVLAEKLPNLTHLNLSGNKLKDISTLEPLKKLDNLKSLDLFNCEVTNLNDYRESVFKLLPQLTYLDGYDMEDREASDSDGEVDGDGVDDDEDEEGEEEEDEDGEEEDFDEEEDEEEDEEEVEGEEDDDEVSGEDEEEDFGQDGEVDEDDDDDDDDEDAEAGKGEKRKRDPEDEDDDDDDEDDD from the exons ATGGACATGAAAAAGAGGATCCACTTGGAGCTAAGAAACAGGACACCGTCTGAT GTACGAGAACTTGTCCTTGACAATTGTCGATCAGTGGAAGGAAAAATCGAAGGCCTCACAGCTGAGTTTGTCAACCTGGAGTTCCTCAGTTTGATAAATGTTGGCTTAATTTCAGTCTCCAACCTGCCCAAACTAGGAAAACTCAAAAag CTGGAGTTGAGTGACAACAGAATCAGCGGCGGCCTTGATGTTTTAGCAGAGAAACTACCCAACCTCACACATCTAAACCTGAGTGGCAACAAATTGAAAGACATCAGCACATTGGAACCATTG AAAAAGCTGGATAACCTGAAGAGTTTGGACCTGTTCAACTGTGAAGTGACAAACCTGAACGACTACAGAGAGAGCGTGTTCAAGCTGCTGCCACAGCTCACCTACCTGGATGGTTATGACATGGAGGACAGGGAAGCCTCCGACTCTGACGGAGAGGTGGACGGAGACGGCGTTGATGACGACGAAGATGAAG agggagaggaggaggaagacgaggacggagaagaggaggactttgatgaggaagaggacgaggaggaagatgaagaggaggtagaaggagaagaggatgatgatgaggtCAGCGGAGAAGATGAG GAGGAAGACTTCGGTCAGGATGGGGAAGTGGATGaagatgatgacgatgatgatgatgatgaagatg CAGAAGCTGGCAAAGGCGAGAAGAGAAAGCGAGACCCAGAGGATGAGGACGACGACGACGACGATGAAGACGACGATTAA